The Psychroflexus sp. ALD_RP9 region TATTTTTCTATATATTCCTAAAACAGGTTCTTCATTTACATTATCAGCTTTTAGTCAAATAAACAAAAGCTTAAAAAATTATAGGTATATTTTAAAAAGAAAAAGGCTTAGTGTTAAAAATATAAATTCAGCTAATATTAGAGATCGATTTTTTAATAAAAATAAGAATCAACATACAACAGTTAGCCAAGTACATAAAAATGATCTTTCAAGAAGTAAATTATACTCAATCATTCGTAATCCTTTTTATGCTTATATTTCAAGATATGAATATAAACATTTTGCAAACCCAAATTGGAAAAGTGACAGCCGATTTAAAAATTTAGTCTCGAGTAATTTTCCAGATTTTCCTAATATTAGTTTTAAAGATTATATACAGTTATCAAAAATCTTAGCTAAAGATAAGTTAGATAATCATATACAAGTAAAGCCAAAAATTGAAATTGGACCTTTATCGCTTCAATTTATACAAATGTTTGCTTATGAACCAAAAGAAGTTTTGAGTGTGATCGACTCAAATTTCTTTAATAATAATAAAATTGATGAGTATTTTCCTGAAGTGTCTTTTCTAAATAATGAAAATTTAAGTCAAGAACTTCATTCAACATTAATAAAATTAGGTTACCCTAAAAAATTAATAAATTTTATTTTAAATTCAAAAAAGAAAAATGTAAGCGTTAAAAAACCTTACAATACTTATTTGAGTAAAGAGATTGTTAATGACATTCAAAAGACTGAGTGGTTTTTATTTGATTTTTTCTCAGATAGGAGTGATGCTTGGTTTAAAGCTATTAATAGTTAAAGTAGTTTGTAATTATGATCAACGTCACCAAAACCTTTTTTCCGCCATTAGAAGATTACCAAAAGCAGACCCAGCGCGTTTGGGATAACCAATGGTTAACCAATAATGGCGAATTGTATAAAGAACTTTCATTAAAGTTAAAAAGCTATTTAGGCGTTAATCACATCATCCCGATGACCAATGGAACGCTACCGATTCAAATTGCACTCAATGCCTATGCGAATCAAGGTGAAGTCATTACGACGCCTTTTTCTTACGTGGCCACGACGGCGAGTATTGTTTGGGAAAAATGCACACCTGTTTTCGTAGATATTGATCCAGATCACCTTACTATCGACGAAACGAAGATAGAAGCTGCCATTACCGATAAAACCACTTGCATTTTAGCCACTCACGTGTATGGCAATCCTTGTCACTTAGAAGCCATTGAAGCCATTGCTAAAAAACATGATTTAAAAGTCATTTACGACGCTGCCCATTGTTTTGGGGTGACATATAAGGGAACATCTATTTTTAATTATGGCGATGTGAGCACTTGTAGTTTTCATGCCACCAAGTTATTTCACACTGGTGAAGGCGGCGCTTTATTTTGCCAAGATGAAACAACTAGGCAAGAGATGTGGTATCGGCATAATTTTGGGCATGATGGTCCCGAAAAATATCACGGTTTAGGCATGAATGCCAAAATGAGCGAACTGCAAGCCGCGATGGGTTTAAGCGTATTGCCTTATATGGCGCATATTTTAGCAGAACGAAAACGCGTTTGCTCATTTTACGACCAACATTTAGACTGGACTAAACTAAGCAAATTTAAATTGAGAGCAGATACAACATGGAATTACGCCTACTATCCAGTCATTTTTCCATCAGAAGTAGACTTGCTGAGCGCAAAGGACAAGTTAGAAGCGCATCAAATCTTCCCAAGACGTTATTTTTACCCAAGTTTAGAAGACTTGCCGTACATCAATTCTAAGACTTGCCCCATCGCGCAAACTTATGCTAAACGTATACTTTGTTTGCCCTTGTATGTTGATTTAAAAAAAACAGAATTAAATTTAATTATTAAACAGCTTAACTCATAATATGCAACAACAACACAAAGCAATTGCCGTAATGCAGCCTTATATTTTTCCGTATATTGGCTATTTTCAGTTAATTCAGGCAGTTGACGTGTTTGTGTTTTATGATGATGTGAATTTTATAAAAAGAGGCTGGATAAATAGAAATAAAATACTAATTAATAATTCTGAAAAGTTAATTACATTTCCTTGTGTTAAAGTTAGTCAAAATAAATTAATTAATGAAGTTGGTGTTGATACTAGATCAAAACAATTC contains the following coding sequences:
- a CDS encoding sulfotransferase family 2 domain-containing protein; its protein translation is MTKGDDFIFLYIPKTGSSFTLSAFSQINKSLKNYRYILKRKRLSVKNINSANIRDRFFNKNKNQHTTVSQVHKNDLSRSKLYSIIRNPFYAYISRYEYKHFANPNWKSDSRFKNLVSSNFPDFPNISFKDYIQLSKILAKDKLDNHIQVKPKIEIGPLSLQFIQMFAYEPKEVLSVIDSNFFNNNKIDEYFPEVSFLNNENLSQELHSTLIKLGYPKKLINFILNSKKKNVSVKKPYNTYLSKEIVNDIQKTEWFLFDFFSDRSDAWFKAINS
- a CDS encoding DegT/DnrJ/EryC1/StrS family aminotransferase, translating into MINVTKTFFPPLEDYQKQTQRVWDNQWLTNNGELYKELSLKLKSYLGVNHIIPMTNGTLPIQIALNAYANQGEVITTPFSYVATTASIVWEKCTPVFVDIDPDHLTIDETKIEAAITDKTTCILATHVYGNPCHLEAIEAIAKKHDLKVIYDAAHCFGVTYKGTSIFNYGDVSTCSFHATKLFHTGEGGALFCQDETTRQEMWYRHNFGHDGPEKYHGLGMNAKMSELQAAMGLSVLPYMAHILAERKRVCSFYDQHLDWTKLSKFKLRADTTWNYAYYPVIFPSEVDLLSAKDKLEAHQIFPRRYFYPSLEDLPYINSKTCPIAQTYAKRILCLPLYVDLKKTELNLIIKQLNS